The Campylobacter concisus genome has a window encoding:
- a CDS encoding MoaD/ThiS family protein, translated as MIEIEFLGPIGLESIKVEAKNLGEVKAALSEKEELKKWLNICAVAVNDEIVSDINFALKTDDKISILPPVCGG; from the coding sequence GTGATAGAGATCGAATTTCTTGGGCCTATCGGGCTTGAGAGTATAAAAGTAGAAGCAAAAAATTTAGGCGAGGTAAAAGCGGCCTTAAGCGAGAAAGAAGAGCTTAAAAAGTGGCTAAATATCTGCGCTGTGGCTGTAAATGACGAGATCGTAAGCGATATAAATTTCGCTCTAAAAACGGACGATAAAATTTCTATTTTACCGCCAGTTTGTGGAGGCTAA
- a CDS encoding molybdopterin synthase catalytic subunit, producing MQIYNGSLDVQSITNEWYDKFKDKNCGALITFVGIVREEGGISALSFDIYEPILKKWLDAWQERAKKENAYVLFAHSKGDVPVHTSSYVAGVVSPQRKVALRLINEFVEDFKANAPIWKYDVINGERIYAKERSQAINGAGLLA from the coding sequence ATGCAAATTTATAATGGAAGCTTGGACGTTCAAAGCATCACAAACGAGTGGTATGATAAATTTAAAGATAAAAACTGCGGCGCGCTCATCACTTTTGTGGGCATAGTAAGAGAAGAGGGCGGTATTTCGGCGCTTAGCTTTGATATCTATGAGCCGATCCTTAAAAAATGGCTAGATGCTTGGCAGGAGCGAGCCAAAAAAGAAAATGCCTACGTGCTCTTTGCTCACTCAAAAGGCGATGTGCCAGTGCATACGAGCTCTTATGTAGCAGGTGTAGTAAGCCCTCAAAGAAAGGTCGCACTAAGGCTTATAAACGAGTTTGTCGAGGACTTTAAGGCAAATGCACCTATCTGGAAATATGACGTGATAAATGGCGAGAGAATTTACGCTAAAGAGCGCAGCCAAGCGATAAATGGCGCCGGACTTTTGGCATAA
- a CDS encoding molybdate transport repressor, translating into MITKESKKDVFWALAFGLGLFAFSIVGYFYLDLGTPSLFGVIVGAISTFFCVRKILQNNFFEIDDDGFVIKKGSKNIKFFFKDIDEIAIKSFGDKKKVDALSVKFRKNRLDRDACFGLVQALGDDMIVIFDRYELSQFTLSKELRDRLTKFKDRA; encoded by the coding sequence ATGATAACCAAAGAGAGTAAAAAAGATGTTTTTTGGGCGCTAGCCTTTGGGCTTGGGCTCTTTGCCTTTAGTATCGTTGGATATTTTTACCTAGATCTTGGTACGCCATCTCTTTTTGGTGTCATCGTTGGTGCCATTTCAACCTTTTTTTGCGTGAGAAAGATCTTGCAAAACAACTTTTTTGAGATAGATGATGATGGATTTGTCATAAAAAAAGGCTCAAAAAATATCAAATTTTTCTTCAAAGATATCGATGAGATCGCCATTAAGAGTTTTGGCGATAAGAAAAAAGTCGATGCGCTAAGTGTTAAATTTAGAAAAAATCGCCTTGATAGAGATGCGTGTTTTGGCTTAGTGCAGGCGCTTGGTGATGATATGATCGTCATTTTTGACAGATATGAGCTTTCACAATTTACACTTTCAAAAGAGCTTAGAGATAGGCTGACTAAATTTAAAGATAGGGCGTAA
- a CDS encoding multidrug effflux MFS transporter — translation MQSTKTSIWFLVILSGLMACTSLSTDVYLPAMPTMERQLHGDAELTITGFLIGFAIAQLIWGPISDRIGRKLPLFIGMAFFVVGSIGCAMSQSMSEVIIWRIFQATGACVGPMLSRAMISDVFENSEAAKMLSNLVIIMAAAPIIGPLLGGALLEIGTWHWIFWLMAAASAFLFILIFFLPETLPQQKRSKEPMINSFKSYFVLIKDAKFMKYTLSVTFFYIAAYAFITGSSFVYIDYFGIPSKYYGFLFGVNILGVAALSFLNKSLVNKFSLNSLLITSSTVAFVAAALLLALTFFGIAGVWGVIIPMFFVFSMNGIIASCSNAAALNQVPQEMKGRANALIGSLQYGSGIVSSAMLALFTTTTPLIMSAIIFVFVFLCWLAAYLNK, via the coding sequence TTGCAATCAACAAAAACATCTATTTGGTTTTTAGTCATCCTAAGCGGTTTAATGGCCTGCACCTCGCTATCAACGGACGTCTATCTGCCTGCCATGCCTACGATGGAGCGACAGCTTCATGGCGATGCGGAGCTAACGATCACTGGCTTTTTGATCGGTTTTGCTATCGCACAGCTCATTTGGGGACCCATTAGCGACAGGATAGGGCGAAAACTCCCGCTATTTATCGGTATGGCGTTCTTTGTCGTTGGCTCCATCGGATGTGCCATGTCACAAAGCATGAGCGAAGTGATAATCTGGCGTATCTTTCAAGCCACAGGCGCGTGCGTGGGACCTATGCTTAGCCGTGCGATGATCAGCGATGTTTTTGAAAATAGCGAAGCTGCAAAGATGCTTTCAAACTTAGTCATCATCATGGCTGCAGCTCCTATCATAGGACCGCTGCTTGGTGGCGCATTACTAGAGATTGGCACTTGGCACTGGATATTTTGGCTAATGGCAGCTGCAAGTGCTTTTTTGTTTATCCTTATCTTCTTCTTGCCAGAGACGTTGCCACAGCAGAAGCGCTCAAAAGAGCCGATGATAAACTCGTTTAAGAGCTATTTTGTGCTTATAAAAGATGCCAAATTTATGAAATACACTCTAAGCGTGACCTTCTTTTACATCGCAGCATACGCCTTTATCACGGGATCGTCGTTTGTTTATATAGATTATTTTGGCATACCGAGCAAGTACTATGGATTTTTGTTTGGCGTAAATATACTTGGTGTGGCGGCGCTGAGTTTTTTAAACAAAAGCTTGGTCAATAAATTTAGCCTAAATTCGCTTCTTATCACCTCAAGCACAGTCGCTTTTGTCGCTGCGGCTTTGCTTTTAGCGCTTACATTTTTTGGTATCGCCGGAGTTTGGGGCGTTATCATACCTATGTTTTTCGTCTTTAGTATGAACGGTATCATCGCCTCTTGTTCAAACGCAGCCGCTCTTAATCAAGTACCTCAAGAGATGAAAGGCAGAGCAAATGCTCTCATTGGCTCACTGCAATATGGAAGCGGTATCGTCTCATCAGCCATGCTAGCACTCTTTACGACCACGACGCCACTTATCATGTCAGCCATCATCTTTGTCTTTGTATTTTTGTGCTGGCTTGCTGCCTATCTAAACAAATAG
- a CDS encoding saccharopine dehydrogenase family protein, with amino-acid sequence MSNILIIGAGGVSQVATVKCAMNSDVFTNITLASRTKSKCDAIAKFIKDRLGVQIKTAQIDADDTAAVVELIKQTKADLLLNVALPYQDLTLMDACVKAGIPYIDTANYEHPDTAKFEYKLQWAKDDDFKNAGTMALLGSGFDPGVTNVFCAYAQQNLFDEIHEIDILDCNAGDHGYPFATNFNPEINLREVNANGRYWEAGKWIETKPMEIMFKWDYPKVGVKDSYLLYHEELESLVKNIKGLKRIRFFMTFGQSYLTHMKCLENVGMLRIDEVEHNGMKIVPIQFLKTLLPDPASLGPRTKGKTNIGCVIRGLKDGKERQVYIYNVCDHEACYAETGAQAVSYTTGVPAMIGSMMVAKGIWSGKGVFNMENFDAKPFMDELNKQGLPWEVIEMKPGERYEV; translated from the coding sequence ATGTCAAATATCTTAATCATCGGAGCAGGTGGCGTTAGCCAAGTCGCAACCGTAAAATGTGCGATGAACTCGGACGTTTTTACAAATATCACCCTAGCAAGCCGCACAAAAAGCAAGTGCGACGCGATCGCTAAATTTATAAAAGATCGCCTTGGCGTGCAGATAAAGACCGCGCAAATCGACGCTGACGACACAGCAGCTGTGGTGGAGCTCATCAAACAAACAAAGGCTGATCTGCTACTAAACGTCGCGCTGCCGTATCAAGACCTAACCCTTATGGACGCTTGCGTAAAGGCTGGCATACCTTACATCGACACCGCAAACTACGAGCACCCAGACACCGCAAAATTTGAGTATAAGCTTCAGTGGGCGAAAGATGATGACTTCAAAAACGCTGGCACCATGGCGCTTCTTGGCTCTGGCTTTGACCCAGGCGTGACAAACGTATTTTGCGCCTATGCACAGCAAAATTTATTTGATGAGATCCACGAGATCGACATCCTAGACTGCAACGCTGGCGATCACGGATATCCATTTGCGACAAATTTCAACCCAGAGATAAATTTACGTGAAGTTAACGCAAATGGCCGCTACTGGGAGGCTGGCAAATGGATCGAGACAAAGCCGATGGAGATCATGTTTAAGTGGGACTACCCAAAAGTTGGCGTCAAAGATAGCTATCTACTCTATCACGAGGAGCTAGAAAGCTTAGTAAAAAACATCAAAGGACTAAAGAGAATTCGCTTTTTCATGACCTTTGGACAAAGCTACCTAACTCACATGAAGTGCCTAGAAAACGTCGGCATGCTACGCATCGACGAGGTCGAGCATAACGGCATGAAAATCGTGCCGATCCAGTTTTTAAAGACCCTGCTGCCTGATCCTGCAAGCCTTGGCCCACGCACAAAAGGTAAAACAAACATCGGCTGCGTGATACGTGGTCTAAAAGATGGCAAAGAGCGCCAAGTCTATATCTACAACGTCTGCGACCACGAGGCTTGCTACGCCGAGACAGGCGCGCAGGCTGTTAGCTACACCACAGGCGTGCCAGCGATGATAGGCTCGATGATGGTCGCAAAGGGCATCTGGAGCGGCAAAGGCGTCTTTAACATGGAAAATTTCGACGCAAAACCTTTCATGGACGAGCTAAATAAGCAGGGGTTGCCGTGGGAGGTAATCGAAATGAAGCCAGGAGAGAGATACGAAGTTTAA
- a CDS encoding tetratricopeptide repeat protein, producing MKKILPFLAPICLFASSCDELVQESVNEFYKSDRNLARAINLAEQATQACLKAGNTDQAITSLINGASMRMVNKEPQKALGLSQKALELAANGSDKLLLARSYHSLGAAQKALGRYDEALANFQEALKIYDDAPNTPMHDELVCIKGIAGTYYMKNDFDKAHENHLLALNLLDITPELSNNELVRSELLVELANDLAKLGQKNEAAKNYKEVLEILKGKEQNPRALDLLERASKGLKELN from the coding sequence ATGAAGAAAATTTTGCCATTTTTAGCGCCTATTTGCCTCTTTGCAAGTAGCTGCGACGAGCTGGTGCAAGAGAGCGTAAATGAGTTTTATAAAAGTGATAGAAATTTAGCTCGCGCTATAAATTTAGCCGAACAAGCGACCCAGGCATGCCTAAAGGCTGGCAACACCGATCAGGCGATCACTTCACTCATAAATGGCGCTAGCATGCGTATGGTAAATAAAGAGCCTCAAAAGGCACTAGGGCTCTCGCAAAAAGCCCTAGAGCTTGCGGCAAATGGGAGCGACAAACTACTGCTAGCGCGCTCTTATCATAGCTTGGGTGCGGCTCAAAAGGCGCTAGGCAGATATGACGAAGCACTTGCTAATTTTCAAGAAGCTCTAAAAATTTATGACGATGCGCCAAATACTCCGATGCACGACGAACTCGTCTGTATAAAAGGCATCGCAGGCACCTACTACATGAAAAATGACTTTGACAAAGCCCATGAAAACCACCTTTTAGCGTTAAATTTACTTGATATCACGCCAGAGTTAAGTAACAACGAGCTCGTCCGCTCGGAGCTTTTAGTAGAGCTTGCTAACGACCTAGCAAAGCTTGGCCAAAAGAACGAAGCTGCCAAAAACTACAAAGAAGTACTTGAAATTTTAAAAGGCAAAGAGCAAAACCCTCGCGCACTGGATCTTTTGGAGCGAGCCAGCAAGGGGCTAAAGGAGCTTAACTAA
- a CDS encoding non-canonical purine NTP pyrophosphatase translates to MKIVLATSNLDKVKEIKEFLKGYEIYALSEVVKPFEIVEDGSTFQANALIKSKAVFAKLKEQGLDSEFIALSDDSGISVDALGGEPGIYSARYFDLDENGKVCGKNANDANNRAKLISKLKALNLQSSPAHYTACIAISSKFGDYTTHGFMYGEAIDEERGVNGFGYDALFIPDGFTKTLGELDNETKLKISHRSKGLELANFVLKSLKKNFS, encoded by the coding sequence ATGAAAATCGTGCTTGCGACATCAAATTTAGACAAAGTAAAAGAGATAAAAGAGTTTTTAAAAGGCTATGAAATTTACGCTTTAAGCGAGGTTGTAAAGCCATTTGAGATCGTTGAAGATGGCAGCACTTTTCAAGCAAATGCACTCATAAAGTCAAAAGCAGTTTTTGCAAAGCTCAAAGAGCAGGGACTTGATAGCGAGTTTATCGCGCTTAGTGATGATAGCGGCATCAGCGTGGATGCACTTGGTGGTGAGCCAGGGATCTACTCAGCGCGCTACTTTGACCTTGATGAAAATGGCAAAGTGTGCGGCAAAAACGCAAATGACGCAAACAACAGAGCAAAGCTAATTAGCAAGCTAAAGGCGCTAAATTTACAAAGCTCACCAGCTCATTACACCGCTTGTATCGCCATTAGCTCAAAATTTGGCGACTACACGACGCATGGCTTTATGTATGGTGAGGCGATAGATGAGGAACGCGGCGTAAACGGTTTTGGCTACGATGCACTCTTTATCCCAGATGGCTTTACAAAGACGCTTGGCGAGCTAGATAACGAGACAAAGCTTAAAATTTCTCACCGCTCAAAGGGGCTTGAACTTGCAAATTTCGTGCTAAAAAGTCTAAAGAAAAACTTTAGTTAA
- a CDS encoding MFS transporter: MLKSVLPLSFIVASRFFGLFIVLPVLSLYALNLSGANEFLVGLIVGVYAISQMMFQVPFGALSDKIGRKKALTIGLLIFVAGSIVCALASEIYTMLFGRFLQGVGAVGAVATAMISDFVAEENRSKAMAIMGAFIGLSFTLSMVLGPLLAKDYGLSSLFYLSATLSLLCVVLLYTVVPKEIKVSAKAEKVPFGKLFLQKDYMIINFTSFMQKMLTSIAFLVIPIVLVREYGYESSELYKVYTLGAVLGFLAMGLAGALGDGKGLSKVILIAGTLLFALTYAIFALSFTKFIFVVGIAIFFIGFNLHEPIMQSTATKFVKSSQKGTALGIFNSFGYFGSFVGGAFGGYIMHAFSFKVLAIVCVVLCVIWLVLLFSLNDPRIFKNIYLSPEASLNLELLNSQKGVVDYYKNEKNQVIKFDSRLTSEAALKESLKF; encoded by the coding sequence ATGTTAAAAAGCGTTTTGCCACTATCTTTTATCGTAGCTAGCAGATTTTTTGGGCTTTTCATAGTCCTACCAGTTCTTAGCCTCTATGCGCTAAATTTAAGCGGAGCAAATGAGTTTTTAGTGGGGCTAATAGTAGGCGTCTATGCGATCTCACAGATGATGTTTCAAGTGCCTTTTGGCGCTCTCTCAGATAAGATCGGCCGCAAAAAAGCGCTAACTATCGGTCTTTTGATATTTGTGGCTGGCTCTATCGTCTGCGCGCTGGCAAGTGAAATTTACACGATGCTTTTTGGCAGGTTTTTACAAGGTGTGGGGGCTGTAGGAGCCGTGGCAACAGCGATGATAAGCGACTTTGTGGCTGAAGAAAATCGCTCAAAAGCCATGGCGATAATGGGCGCTTTTATAGGGCTTAGCTTCACGCTTTCGATGGTGCTTGGACCGCTTCTTGCCAAGGACTACGGGCTTTCAAGCCTCTTTTATCTAAGCGCCACACTTAGCTTGCTTTGCGTCGTGCTACTCTACACCGTCGTGCCAAAAGAGATAAAAGTGAGCGCAAAGGCCGAGAAGGTGCCATTTGGCAAGCTATTTTTACAAAAAGACTACATGATCATAAATTTCACCTCTTTCATGCAAAAGATGCTCACAAGCATCGCATTTTTGGTTATCCCGATCGTTTTGGTAAGAGAGTATGGCTATGAGAGCAGCGAGCTTTACAAGGTCTATACGCTTGGCGCTGTGCTTGGCTTTTTGGCTATGGGGCTAGCTGGCGCTTTAGGCGATGGCAAGGGGCTTAGCAAGGTCATCTTGATAGCTGGCACGCTGCTTTTTGCCCTAACCTACGCCATTTTTGCCCTTAGCTTTACGAAATTTATATTTGTGGTTGGCATCGCGATATTTTTTATAGGTTTCAACCTTCACGAGCCCATCATGCAATCAACCGCGACCAAATTTGTAAAATCCTCACAAAAAGGCACCGCTCTTGGCATCTTTAACTCATTTGGCTACTTTGGCAGCTTCGTTGGGGGCGCGTTTGGCGGATACATCATGCACGCTTTTAGTTTTAAAGTGCTTGCCATCGTCTGCGTGGTGCTTTGCGTGATCTGGCTTGTTTTGCTATTTAGCCTAAATGACCCAAGAATTTTTAAAAATATCTACCTAAGCCCAGAAGCGAGCTTAAATTTAGAGCTACTAAATAGCCAAAAAGGCGTGGTGGATTATTACAAAAATGAGAAAAATCAAGTGATAAAATTTGACTCTCGCCTAACAAGCGAGGCGGCTTTAAAAGAGAGCTTGAAGTTTTGA
- a CDS encoding NAD(P)/FAD-dependent oxidoreductase, with product MIYDVIIVGAGASGLFLGANLKGKKVAILEKNSSAGKKILASGGGRCNITNRFISAKNYLGEQKFIEQILKVLSPDQVLRFFSELKFSEQKQNQFFCDSGAKSVLSLLLKRQNADIFYNKEVVGAKKVDEIFEISTRDEKFRTKNLVIASGGLSYKALGASDVGYKIASEFGLELSMPAPALVGFSVQKDEFWFKELSGVSLSADVVINTKNESHKFSGDLLFTHRGISGPAILNASLFWQKGRICINFLPKFSEINLVNGKKQLSSVLPLPKRFVLEFLRNFGLKNRAFYEFSDDEKSIIKRLFAYEFAPAGTFGFERAEVTKGGVKTEFLDENLECKSVKGLYFIGEALDITGMLGGYNLHFAFASALKVASALKNN from the coding sequence TTGATCTACGACGTCATCATCGTTGGTGCTGGCGCTAGCGGGCTCTTTTTAGGGGCAAATTTAAAGGGCAAAAAGGTTGCCATTTTAGAGAAAAACAGCAGCGCTGGCAAAAAGATCTTAGCAAGCGGCGGCGGCAGGTGCAACATCACAAACCGCTTTATAAGCGCCAAAAACTACCTTGGCGAGCAAAAATTTATAGAGCAAATTTTAAAAGTGCTAAGTCCAGATCAGGTTTTGAGATTTTTTAGTGAGCTTAAATTTAGCGAGCAAAAGCAAAATCAATTTTTCTGTGATAGCGGTGCAAAGAGCGTTTTGAGCCTGCTTTTAAAAAGGCAAAATGCAGATATTTTTTATAACAAAGAGGTTGTCGGCGCCAAAAAAGTAGATGAAATTTTTGAAATTTCAACGAGAGATGAGAAATTTAGAACCAAAAATTTAGTCATCGCAAGTGGCGGACTAAGCTACAAAGCCCTTGGCGCAAGTGATGTTGGCTATAAGATAGCTAGCGAATTTGGCCTTGAGCTCTCAATGCCTGCCCCTGCTCTTGTTGGCTTTAGCGTGCAAAAAGATGAGTTTTGGTTTAAAGAGCTTAGCGGTGTTAGTCTAAGTGCAGATGTAGTGATAAATACCAAAAACGAGAGCCATAAATTTAGTGGTGATCTGCTTTTTACGCATAGAGGAATAAGTGGTCCAGCGATACTAAATGCCTCACTCTTTTGGCAAAAGGGTCGAATTTGTATAAATTTTTTGCCTAAATTTAGTGAGATAAATTTAGTAAATGGTAAAAAGCAACTTAGTTCAGTTTTGCCATTACCAAAGAGATTTGTGCTGGAGTTTTTAAGAAATTTTGGTTTAAAAAATAGGGCATTTTATGAATTTAGTGATGATGAAAAAAGTATCATAAAAAGGCTTTTTGCTTACGAATTTGCTCCAGCTGGGACATTTGGCTTTGAAAGGGCTGAAGTTACAAAAGGTGGCGTAAAAACAGAGTTTTTAGATGAAAATTTAGAGTGCAAAAGCGTAAAAGGGCTTTATTTTATAGGAGAAGCTTTAGATATCACTGGCATGCTTGGCGGATACAACCTGCATTTTGCATTTGCAAGCGCTTTAAAGGTAGCTAGCGCTTTAAAAAATAACTAA
- a CDS encoding HAD family hydrolase translates to MKKTILFDLDGTLIDSTSAILKGFDTAFLAHGKKEPDHDALKSLVGYPLEIMFEKLGAKNNLIGEYVKEYKACYEKIYLDETVLLPHAMDALKEASTFADVGVVTTKTSKFSIILLEYLGVMKFIKTVVGRDDVVNPKPDPEPINLALKRLEKEKDNAFMVGDTIMDLKAAKAALITGVGLTCGYGKESDLRQFSEHIFANPHEAVSFIKEA, encoded by the coding sequence ATGAAAAAAACTATACTTTTTGACTTAGATGGCACACTTATAGACTCTACTTCTGCTATTTTAAAAGGCTTTGATACGGCTTTTTTAGCTCACGGCAAGAAAGAACCTGATCATGATGCATTAAAATCTCTAGTAGGATATCCGCTTGAAATAATGTTTGAAAAACTCGGTGCCAAGAATAATTTAATAGGTGAATATGTAAAAGAGTATAAAGCTTGCTACGAGAAGATCTATTTAGATGAGACTGTGCTTTTACCGCATGCTATGGATGCTCTAAAAGAAGCTAGCACGTTTGCTGATGTTGGTGTTGTTACGACAAAGACATCAAAATTTTCTATCATTTTACTTGAGTATTTAGGTGTTATGAAATTTATAAAAACGGTTGTCGGACGAGATGATGTAGTAAATCCAAAACCAGATCCAGAACCTATAAATTTAGCTTTAAAGAGACTAGAAAAAGAAAAAGACAATGCGTTTATGGTTGGCGATACCATCATGGATCTAAAGGCTGCTAAAGCTGCTCTTATAACGGGCGTTGGCCTTACATGTGGATATGGCAAAGAGTCCGATTTAAGGCAGTTTAGCGAACATATATTTGCAAACCCACATGAGGCTGTCAGCTTTATCAAAGAAGCATAA
- a CDS encoding OmpA family protein: MKKIALAMVAATAVFASNAAYNYEITPTIGGVHPEGNLRVKDHNFVGIRAARNLEDFFFDQVELGVDYSQKLKERTGNVVREGRALRYHANLVKNIVDFGPVSLYGLIGAGYEDVPAIFVKNEDGGFGQYGLGLRYQVTDRFALKAEARDAIKFEHADHNLFYSLGFGIGLDSKAAPVVAAAPAAAPAAAPAPVLDDDNDGVPNDIDQCPNTPAGVVVDERGCEKVIVLRDLDVNFAFDSYKVGPKYAAEIKKVADFMGEHPDYKVVLAGHTDSIGTEAYNQKLSEKRAKAVAEVLAGYGVEKAKISTVGYGELKPIATNKTKEGRAQNRRVEATFNK; the protein is encoded by the coding sequence ATGAAAAAGATTGCTTTAGCTATGGTTGCCGCAACAGCGGTTTTTGCGTCTAACGCAGCATACAACTATGAGATCACTCCAACTATCGGTGGTGTTCATCCAGAAGGAAATCTACGTGTAAAAGACCACAATTTTGTTGGTATTAGAGCGGCTAGAAACCTTGAAGATTTCTTCTTTGACCAAGTTGAACTTGGTGTTGATTACTCTCAAAAACTTAAAGAGAGAACAGGTAACGTTGTAAGAGAGGGTAGAGCTCTTAGATACCACGCTAACCTTGTAAAAAATATCGTTGACTTTGGACCAGTTAGCCTATATGGTTTAATCGGTGCTGGTTATGAAGATGTTCCAGCTATCTTTGTTAAAAATGAAGATGGTGGCTTTGGTCAATATGGTCTTGGTTTAAGATACCAAGTAACTGATAGATTTGCTCTTAAAGCAGAGGCAAGAGACGCTATCAAATTTGAGCATGCTGATCACAACCTATTCTATTCACTAGGCTTTGGCATCGGTCTTGATTCAAAAGCAGCTCCAGTTGTAGCAGCAGCTCCAGCAGCAGCTCCAGCAGCAGCTCCAGCTCCAGTTCTTGATGATGACAATGATGGCGTGCCAAATGATATCGATCAATGCCCTAACACTCCAGCTGGTGTAGTTGTTGACGAAAGAGGATGCGAGAAAGTTATCGTTCTTAGAGACCTAGATGTTAACTTCGCATTTGATAGCTACAAAGTTGGACCAAAATATGCAGCTGAGATCAAAAAAGTAGCTGACTTTATGGGCGAACACCCAGATTATAAAGTTGTACTTGCTGGTCACACTGATAGCATAGGTACAGAAGCTTATAACCAAAAACTATCTGAAAAAAGAGCAAAAGCAGTGGCTGAGGTTCTTGCTGGTTACGGCGTAGAAAAAGCTAAAATTTCTACAGTTGGTTACGGCGAACTTAAACCAATCGCTACAAACAAAACTAAAGAAGGTCGCGCTCAAAACAGACGTGTTGAAGCTACTTTCAATAAATAA
- the rpsI gene encoding 30S ribosomal protein S9, protein MAKVYATGKRKTAVAKVWIKSGSGKIVVNGMDLNTWLGGHEAIKLKVIQPLLVTKQESLIDVVATTLGGGYSAQAEALRHGISRALADMDADFRAALKPKGLLTRDSRVVERKKFGRRKARRSPQFSKR, encoded by the coding sequence ATGGCAAAAGTTTATGCAACTGGTAAAAGAAAAACTGCCGTAGCAAAGGTTTGGATAAAGTCTGGAAGCGGTAAAATCGTAGTAAATGGTATGGATCTTAACACTTGGCTTGGCGGTCACGAGGCTATCAAGCTTAAAGTTATTCAACCACTTTTAGTAACAAAACAAGAGAGTTTAATAGATGTAGTAGCTACAACTTTAGGTGGCGGTTATTCAGCACAAGCTGAGGCTTTAAGGCACGGCATTTCACGTGCTTTAGCTGATATGGATGCTGATTTTAGAGCGGCACTTAAACCAAAAGGCTTACTAACTAGAGATTCTCGTGTTGTTGAACGTAAGAAATTTGGTAGAAGAAAGGCTAGAAGAAGCCCACAATTCTCTAAACGTTAA
- the rplM gene encoding 50S ribosomal protein L13 — protein sequence MTKITKPNEVKRDWIVVDAAGKRFGRLLTEVATILRGKNKPCFTPNVDCGDYVIIINASKVEFTGNNKAEDKLYHRHSGYFGSVKSEKFGDLIANKPEKLFKLAVRGMLPNTKLGREMIKKLKVYAGSEHPHTAQIAKKEGK from the coding sequence ATGACAAAAATAACAAAGCCAAACGAAGTTAAGCGAGACTGGATCGTAGTTGATGCAGCTGGTAAGCGCTTTGGTAGATTGCTAACTGAGGTAGCAACTATACTTCGTGGCAAAAACAAACCATGCTTCACGCCAAACGTAGATTGTGGCGACTATGTTATCATCATAAATGCTTCTAAAGTAGAATTTACTGGTAATAACAAAGCTGAAGATAAACTTTATCACAGACACTCAGGATATTTTGGCAGCGTAAAGAGCGAGAAATTTGGCGATTTGATAGCAAATAAGCCAGAAAAACTATTTAAATTAGCTGTTCGTGGCATGCTTCCAAATACAAAACTTGGAAGAGAGATGATAAAAAAACTAAAAGTTTATGCTGGCAGTGAGCATCCTCATACGGCACAAATAGCTAAAAAAGAAGGAAAATAA